A window of the Streptomyces griseochromogenes genome harbors these coding sequences:
- a CDS encoding MerR family transcriptional regulator, whose protein sequence is MLIGDVARRSGVSARMLRHYESLGLVRPTGRTDTGYRQYSSEDIRRIFHIESLRSLGLSLRDVRRALDDPGFAPAELVDDLIRQTRDRIEAETELLTRLRRIGAAEPAGWEDVLQIVALLQALGSKSAGARQRAALSAVEEVPVPVEALVEAVLSESDPNVAGALRWALVHSGEDGLALLAEGLGSSAPEVRKRAVESIAEIPNAEATALLRDALTNPDIVVRGYAALALGARGVADAVPTLLDMIVEERNDADAADALSTLASDPALADQIATGLVDCLAHGTTGSSARLRLTQALADIPGIPASRALADLSHDEDRVLALTATYILKLRDAR, encoded by the coding sequence GTGTTGATCGGTGATGTCGCGCGACGGTCCGGGGTCAGCGCCCGCATGCTCAGGCATTACGAATCGCTCGGCTTGGTGCGGCCAACGGGTCGCACCGACACCGGCTATCGCCAGTACTCCAGCGAGGACATCCGGCGAATCTTCCACATCGAGAGCCTGCGGTCGTTGGGGCTGTCCCTGCGTGATGTCAGGCGCGCACTCGATGACCCCGGCTTCGCGCCCGCGGAGCTCGTCGACGACCTCATCCGCCAGACGCGAGACCGCATCGAAGCGGAGACGGAGCTGCTGACGCGACTTCGTCGGATCGGTGCCGCGGAACCCGCCGGCTGGGAGGACGTCCTCCAGATCGTCGCGCTCCTCCAGGCGTTGGGGTCGAAGAGTGCGGGGGCACGGCAGCGCGCGGCCCTGTCCGCCGTCGAGGAAGTTCCCGTGCCGGTGGAAGCACTGGTCGAGGCCGTGTTGAGCGAGTCGGACCCGAACGTCGCCGGAGCCCTTCGTTGGGCTCTGGTGCACTCGGGCGAGGACGGGCTGGCACTGCTTGCGGAGGGCCTCGGCTCATCCGCACCCGAGGTGCGAAAACGTGCCGTCGAGTCCATCGCCGAGATTCCGAACGCCGAGGCGACCGCACTGCTGCGGGACGCCCTGACGAACCCCGACATCGTGGTCCGCGGGTACGCGGCTCTGGCGCTCGGGGCACGCGGCGTGGCCGACGCGGTCCCGACGCTCCTCGACATGATCGTCGAGGAGAGGAACGACGCCGACGCAGCCGACGCGCTGAGCACGCTGGCGAGTGATCCCGCGTTGGCCGATCAGATCGCTACTGGGCTCGTCGACTGCCTCGCCCACGGCACCACTGGATCGTCCGCACGTCTACGGCTGACACAGGCGCTCGCGGACATCCCGGGGATCCCGGCGTCGCGTGCCCTTGCCGACCTGTCACATGACGAAGATCGTGTCCTCGCGCTCACGGCGACATACATTCTCAAGCTGCGCGACGCACGATAG
- a CDS encoding HEAT repeat domain-containing protein → MTVPKEDTNTMRALQGLENDSSSVRLQAALAVGTTPDPEFIGKLIERCAVEPEFYVRDMLTWALTRHAASMTVPVLLDEVRSERAQARSQALHTLSKIGDRQAWPAMTPALLSDVDDEVARSAWRAAVVLVPEGEEHQLAVVLATQLGRGERETQLSLSRALIALGEAMLPTLSTSTMDLDPRVRAHAIATERLWRDPDTGFGVAIEEAKRIVALGGPGQEGR, encoded by the coding sequence ATGACCGTGCCGAAAGAGGACACGAACACGATGCGAGCTCTCCAAGGGCTGGAGAACGACAGCTCGTCGGTCCGGCTGCAGGCAGCGCTGGCGGTTGGCACGACCCCGGACCCGGAGTTCATCGGCAAGCTCATCGAGCGATGCGCGGTCGAACCCGAGTTCTATGTGCGCGATATGCTGACGTGGGCACTCACCCGGCACGCGGCATCGATGACGGTCCCGGTGCTTCTCGACGAAGTCCGCTCGGAGCGTGCGCAGGCACGGAGCCAGGCGTTGCACACGCTGTCCAAGATCGGGGATCGGCAAGCGTGGCCGGCGATGACACCGGCTTTGCTGTCCGACGTCGACGACGAGGTGGCTCGGAGCGCCTGGCGGGCAGCGGTCGTGCTCGTGCCCGAAGGTGAGGAGCACCAGTTGGCCGTAGTGTTGGCCACGCAGCTCGGGCGCGGCGAACGCGAGACGCAGCTGAGCCTCAGCAGGGCACTGATCGCGCTCGGGGAGGCGATGTTGCCGACACTGAGCACCTCGACGATGGATCTCGACCCTCGCGTGCGCGCGCACGCAATCGCCACGGAACGGCTGTGGCGCGACCCGGATACCGGATTCGGGGTCGCGATTGAGGAGGCGAAGCGCATCGTGGCCCTCGGCGGGCCCGGCCAGGAGGGGCGGTAG